Below is a window of Pseudomonas monteilii DNA.
CGTGCCCACCCAGGGCGTCACGGCGGCTGCGCAGGTAGCGGGCCTCGGCGCTGTCGTCCTTGGGCCGCAGGTAGGGCATGTCGCCCAGCTGATCGTCGGTCAGTTCCAGGCCGAAACGGTCGCGGAACGCCTTGACCGCGTCGGCGCCCATCTTCTTGAGCTGGTGGTTGATGTTCTGCCCTTCGCCCGCCTCGCCCATGCCGAAGCCCTTGACGGTCTTGGCCAGGATCACCGTGGGGCGGCCCGTGTGACGGACGGCGGCGGCGTAGGCGTTGTACACCTTGACCGGGTCGTGACCGCCACGGGCGAGCTTCCAGATCTGTTCGTCGCTGAGGTCGCTGACCAGCTCCAGCAGCTCAGGGTACTTGCCGAAGAACTGCTCGCGGACGTAAGCGCCGTTCTGCGACTTGTAGGTCTGGTACTCGCCGTCGACGCACTCCATCATGCGCTGGCGCAGCAGTCCGGTCTTGTCCTTGGCCAGCAGTGCATCCCAGCCACTGCCCCAGATCACCTTGATCACGTTCCAGCCGGCGGCCCGGTACAGGCTTTCGAACTCCTGGATGACCTTGCCGTTGCCACGCACCGGACCGTCCAGGCGCTGCAGGTTGCAGTTGACCACGAAGATCAGATTGTCGAGCTTCTCGCGCCCGGCCAGGGAGATTGCCGCCAGCGACTCGGGCTGGTCCATCTCGCCATCGCCGAGGAAGGCCCAGACCTTGCGGCCCTGGTGCTCCTTGAGGCCGCGGTTTTCCAGGTAGCGCATGAAGCGCGCCTGGTAGGCGGCGGTGATCGGCCCCAGGCCCATGGAAACGGTGGGGAACTGCCAGAAGTCCGGCATCAGGCGCGGATGCGGGTAGGACGAGATGCCGTCGCGGTCCGTCTCGCGGCGGAAGTTGTCCAGTTGCTCCTCGCTCAAGCGGCCTTCGGTGTAGGCGCGCCCGTAGATGCCTGGGGCGGAGTGGCCCTGGATGTACACCATGTCGCCCGCGAACTGCTCGGTGCGTCCCCGGAAGAAGTGATCGAAACCGACGTCGTAGAGCACGGCGGCCGAGGCATAGGTGGCGATGTGGCCGCCGACGCCCGAGTGCTTGCCGGCACGCAACACCATGGTCAGGGCGTTCCAGCGGATGTAGGCGTTCAGACGGGTTTCCACGCCCAGGTCGCCGGGGTATGGCAGCTCACGTTCGGGCGCGATGCTGTTGATGTAGGGGGTGGTGACCCGCCCGTGGAAATCGCCGTGCAGGGAGACATCGAAATCGAGCAGCTGGTCGATGAGGAAGTGGGCCCTTGGCCGTCCTTCGACTTCCACCACCGATGCGATCGAGTCGATCCATTCGCGGGTTTCCTGGGGGTCTTCATCGCGAAGCGGGTAGCTCTGCGCCATCGGTCACTCTCCTTGTCTGGCAGCGG
It encodes the following:
- the aceE gene encoding pyruvate dehydrogenase (E1 component; part of pyruvate dehydrogenase; forms a complex with DlaT and LpdC) is translated as MAQSYPLRDEDPQETREWIDSIASVVEVEGRPRAHFLIDQLLDFDVSLHGDFHGRVTTPYINSIAPERELPYPGDLGVETRLNAYIRWNALTMVLRAGKHSGVGGHIATYASAAVLYDVGFDHFFRGRTEQFAGDMVYIQGHSAPGIYGRAYTEGRLSEEQLDNFRRETDRDGISSYPHPRLMPDFWQFPTVSMGLGPITAAYQARFMRYLENRGLKEHQGRKVWAFLGDGEMDQPESLAAISLAGREKLDNLIFVVNCNLQRLDGPVRGNGKVIQEFESLYRAAGWNVIKVIWGSGWDALLAKDKTGLLRQRMMECVDGEYQTYKSQNGAYVREQFFGKYPELLELVSDLSDEQIWKLARGGHDPVKVYNAYAAAVRHTGRPTVILAKTVKGFGMGEAGEGQNINHQLKKMGADAVKAFRDRFGLELTDDQLGDMPYLRPKDDSAEARYLRSRRDALGGHVPARQAKVEPLQIPPLSILDAQLKGTGEREISTTMAFVRILGTLLKDPNIGKLVVPIVPDESRTFGMEGLFRQIGIHSHVGQLYTPQDAGTLSYYKESVDGQIMQEGLNESGATSSWIAASTSYANHGVMTLPFYIFYSMFGFQRVGDLLWAAGDARARGFLLGATSGRTTLMGEGLQHDDGHSHVMSATVPCCVSYDPTYAYELAVIVQDGMRRMYVEQEDIYYYITVLNENYAHPAMPEGSEQGILKGLYRLPIEREAKGALHVQLMGSGSILPEVIAAAEILEREYGVSSELWSATSLTEVRREAQQVERWNLLHPLDEPRVPYLTQLLDGHPGPVIVATDYMKIHADQIRPWIGNHRFVALGTDGFGQSDTREALRRHFEVDRQFVVLAALKALADDGAIGRDVVAKALADLQIDADKVDPITV